The sequence below is a genomic window from Paenibacillus sp. DCT19.
ATCGGCAAATTGCACCAGACCTTCTGGACGCTCAATATCAACGAGTTGCAACTGAGCACCAATGGTTGCGTTAGCCGCATTACCTTGGCGGATCAGCAAATTCCCATTCTCATCAAATGCGACCTTGCTATTCACCTGTGCGGTAATTCGATTACCATTACGATCAAGTGCAAAATGCCCTTCACCGTTAACGAGAACCATCATCTGAGGTGCATTCGGGTTCGGGTTCGGTCTCTCATCAGGTACAAAATGGAATGCACCTTGACGTGTCCACATTTTCTGTCCATTCGCTTCCACAGCAAACATGGCGTTGCCTTCAATCGCTAGATCCGTTGGGTTACCCGTCTCATTCAGCGGTCCTTGCGTCATATCCTTCGTAACATCTGACAAACGCACACCAAACCCAAGGTTAAATCCCATCGGTGTAGAACGACCGTCTAGTTGATACTTCTCAGGCTGTTGTTGTACACGAGTCAAAACATCCTCAAACGCTGCTTGCTTGCTCTTATAGCCTGCCGTGTTCACGTTGGCAATATTATCGGCAATGACTTCCAGACGTTGCTGAATGCCAGTCATGGAAACTTTGGCACTAATCATGGAATTATTCATCGGTGGTTTACCCTCCCCACTACGTGGTTATATCTACGATTGACGTTATACACGTCCAACTTCATTAACGGCCTTTTCTAAACTTCGGTCATAGAACTGTACAATTTTCTGATTGGCCTCATACGCACGGAATGCAGCATTCATATCCACCGTTGCTTGAGATGCATCCACATTGGAGCCCTCCAAGTAACCTTGACGGATCTGAACGTTATCCCCTGCAGCCATCATTCTCGCCGTTGCACCGCCCTGTTCGTCCAGGCTGAAGTTACCGTCACCTTGACGTACCAACTGATTCGGCAGATCAACCACGCTAATTCCAAGTGTAACGCCTGTTGGTGCACCTGTAGCTGCATTCACGAGACGACCTTGCTCATCCACTTTAAATTGCTCCACGGAACCTGTCAACACGACAGGTTGTCCATTATTATCCAACACTTGTGAGCCCGTCGAGCTCAGCAATTGTCCTGTTCCCGTAACAGTGAAATGTCCATCACGCGTATATCTTGTATTACCATCTGCATCCTGTACCGTAAAATACGCTTGTGGTTGGTACGTAACAGTACCATCTTCTCTCACAAACTTGCCTGATGCATCAAATGGTACAGGTTGTCCCGTCTGTGGATCGTTTACCACCAAATTAGATGAAATGGCAAAATCACTCTTCTGCCCGCTCTCTCTAATCGCACCTTGCACATTCATGGACAAGCTCTCTTCGGCAAATACACCTGAGTTCAATCTACCCAACCGCTTTGTTGGAGTATTCGCATCTCCGCCCACCAAAGTAATGAGCATTTCCGGGAAAGAACGGCTGACACTGCTCACCTGTTTGTATCCCGTTGTGTTCATATTCACGATATTCTGCGTTGCTGTGTCATGGCGACGTTGTTGCGTAAGCATTCCTGCGGTGGCCGTATATAGACCTCTTAACATGGTTGATCCCCTCTCCTCAAGCGCTTGTCCTGCATGGCAGGCTTATGGCTTATCCGTTCTTAACCCGAGCATGGGCGAACCTTTGTTGATTATATCGGCAGATTAGAATTTTTTCTTAACCACTTGATCCAAATTATTGAGCATAATGCCTGTTCCTTTTACAACACAGTGCATTGGATCCTCTGCTACCCATACCGGTACATGCAATTCATTCGATAACAGCTCGTCCAATCCGTTCAATAGCGCACCCCCGCCAGTCAACACAACACCACGGTCAATGATGTCCGCTGATAATTCAGGTGGTGTCCGCTCCAATACGGACTTCGCCGCAACGATAATGGATTGCACAGAATCCCATAGCGCTTCTTGTACTTCATGGCCTGACACGGTTACGGTAATTGGAAGACCTGTTACCATATCACGTCCACGGATATCCATCTCCGTTTGGCGTCCGCCTGGGTGCACAGAACCAATCGCAATCTTCAGATCCTCGGCTGTACGTTCACCGATCATGAGCTTATATTTGGCTTTGATAAACTTGATTATTGCTTCGTCGAACTTGTCCCCTGCAACTTTAATAGAAGAGGCGGTGACTACGTCGCCCATAGACAGGACTGCAACGTCAGTCGTTCCGCCGCCGATATCCACGACCATATTGCCGCTCGGCTGAAAAATATCCATGCCTGCACCGATCGCTGCCGCTTTCGGTTCTTCTTCTAGGAATACTTCTTTGGCACCGCTGCGCTCAGCAGCTTCACGAATTGCCTTCTGCTCTACGGAAGTAATATTGGTCGGCGCGCAGATCAAAATCCGTGGGTGGCTGTACCAGCTTCTCGCCCCCACACGGTTAATGAAATGTCTGAGCATCGCTTCCGTAATCTCGAAGTCCGCAATAACGCCGTCACGCAGCGGTCTGATGGCAACAATGTTACCTGGAGTACGCCCCACCATACGACGCGCTTCTTCCCCAACAGCAAGGACCCGCTTCGTATCGCTTTCAATGGTCACAACGGAAGGTTCATCGAGGACAACCCCGCTTCCTTTCACGTGAATTAGCACGTTCGCCGTGCCAAGATCAATACCGATATCCTTGCTTAACATAAAAGAGCCCCCAAAGTGATATTATTTGGTCAGCGTATCCTGTGAAAAAGAGTCCCTTATCACGTCACCGCTCGTTCGACAAAGTGCAACATATATATGTAAAAATCGGGCTGATAAGATGTCATAATTCGATCCTGTACCAGCTTTTAACATATCATACTTCAGGGAGGGATTCAATCCAAGTTTGAGCTTTTTGGCCTATGTCTTGTCAAAGATGATTACGATTTTGCAGAAGCCAACACTTCACGCTTTTTTCCACTCGTTTTTTTGTATTTGATCTTGGTCGCTTCCCCGCCCCGCAAATGACGGATCGACTTGTGGTACTCCAAAATGTGTTTCACCTGGTCAGCAAGATCAGGGTTGATTTCCGGCAAACGCTCCGTCAGATCCTTATGCACAGTACTCTTTGACACGCCGAATTCCTTGGCTATGGTACGGACCGTATTTCTTGTCTCAACAATGCAGCGACCAATTTTGATGGTCCGTTCCTTGATGTAATCGTGCACGCTCCCGCCTCCCTACTGTGTGGATAGTTTGGTACATTATATGAGGAGCATGCCTATATATTCGCGGTTTAGAGGTGTGACAAGCTTCGAAGGTCCCATAATTTTCAGAAAACGTAAAAAAAGCAGAGGGAACGTTCCCTCTGCCTTCGGCGTACTGCGGTAAAAAATCAATTATTTTTCCGGGAGAAATCCTTTTGGGTTAACCGGCTGTCCGTCTTCGTAAACTTCGAAGTGCAGATGGTTGCCAAGCGTTTTGCCAAGCTCATTCACGCCAGCTGATGCAATCGCATCCCCTTGCTTCACTTCGTCATTTTCTTTTACTTTTACATCGGACAAGCTCTGGTATACCGTCTTGAGGTTCTCGTCGTGCGTAATTTCCACAACTTGACCTGTCAGCGGATTTTGCTCAACCCGGGTTACTTTTCCACTAAGCGCTGCTTTTACTTCAAACGACTTGTTATCTCCTCTTGCCAGGTCTACACCGGTATTCGGGATAAACGTATCGTTATACTGTACCATCGCAGCTTCATGCTCTTCCGTCGAACCTTCGTTTTCATAGAAAGGCTTCACAATCGATACTTCCGAAGGGCTCGCTACTGGCCATACAAAACTCTCCGACTTCGCAACTACTTCCACACTTTCCTGTTCGCCATCAACGACAGCTGTTTCTTCTGTACCCTTGGTGCCGGTTTCTACTACACCTGCTGGATCCGAGTTAAGCGCTTGTTCGCTTGTTCCCTGATAGACCCACACTAAGGTTAGTATAATACCTGCTGCTGCGATGTAGGCTGCTGGGAACACCCAACGTTTGGACATTGCTCTTTTCCATGAAGAGGGCTGGCTAGCCGGTACTCCTTGTGTTGTTTTAGGAGTTTCTTCTTGGACTGTTTTTTTGTTTTGTTCATTCATCTTGATCACCTCAGTAACAAGTGTTACCGGGTGCAACTCTTTTATACACGCGCGACTCTAATTATTTTCATAAAAATTTCAGAGAGTACTATATACGGGGGAATAACGGTTACCCTAGACCACTCCACAGCCAGAGCAATCTTCCGATCGCTGTTATCCCCAGATTTCCTTTATACCTTTTTTCAAAGGTTGAAATCCCGGGATAAAGGCGAGCACTCCGTTTCTCCAGATTATCTCTGTCCGCTCCGTTCAGGCGCAACAATGCATACCATCCGATATAGGCAAAGCTTGAAAGTTTTAAGACGGGGCGGGTAGTAGGATAGGATGACATAGATGTGCAGTTGGTATGCGCTCCGCTCCGGTGACAGAAAACCTTTCTACTCGCTGTTATCCCCGGATTTCCTGATTATAATCTCCTAAGGAAGAAATCCGGGGATAAAGGCGGACGCTTCGCTTCTACAGGCCTTTTCTGTCCCCTACGCTCACCCAACACTCGCACTCTCCCTCCGATGATATAGTCAAAGCTTGAAAGTTTTAAGGATAGGCGGGCAGGTGGGGTAGGATGGAGTAAATAGTATGCACTGGTTGAGTTCCTAATTCGCTAACTTGTCGTTGGTGCACTGAATGAGCCAGTAATTTGCTAGTTTGGGAGTTGATGCAACGGCTAAGTTATCGATTCGTTAGAGATGGCTGGACACACCAAGCATGTTATATCTCTAACGAACTCAGATGACCTTATTGGTGAGAAAATGGCATCCAGAGAATTCTAACGAATCGTCGACACGCTAATCACTCATTTGGCCACTATGATTGCACTAATTCTGTGGTTTTTCTCGCTATAACACTT
It includes:
- a CDS encoding flagellar hook-basal body protein yields the protein MNNSMISAKVSMTGIQQRLEVIADNIANVNTAGYKSKQAAFEDVLTRVQQQPEKYQLDGRSTPMGFNLGFGVRLSDVTKDMTQGPLNETGNPTDLAIEGNAMFAVEANGQKMWTRQGAFHFVPDERPNPNPNAPQMMVLVNGEGHFALDRNGNRITAQVNSKVAFDENGNLLIRQGNAANATIGAQLQLVDIERPEGLVQFADNLFGLDVGLTEDDVFGANAATRQAAATIRAGYLEQSNVDLTSEMALLMQGQRTYQLAARALTSSDSMAGLANNLRA
- the spoIIID gene encoding sporulation transcriptional regulator SpoIIID yields the protein MHDYIKERTIKIGRCIVETRNTVRTIAKEFGVSKSTVHKDLTERLPEINPDLADQVKHILEYHKSIRHLRGGEATKIKYKKTSGKKREVLASAKS
- a CDS encoding rod shape-determining protein — its product is MLSKDIGIDLGTANVLIHVKGSGVVLDEPSVVTIESDTKRVLAVGEEARRMVGRTPGNIVAIRPLRDGVIADFEITEAMLRHFINRVGARSWYSHPRILICAPTNITSVEQKAIREAAERSGAKEVFLEEEPKAAAIGAGMDIFQPSGNMVVDIGGGTTDVAVLSMGDVVTASSIKVAGDKFDEAIIKFIKAKYKLMIGERTAEDLKIAIGSVHPGGRQTEMDIRGRDMVTGLPITVTVSGHEVQEALWDSVQSIIVAAKSVLERTPPELSADIIDRGVVLTGGGALLNGLDELLSNELHVPVWVAEDPMHCVVKGTGIMLNNLDQVVKKKF
- a CDS encoding M23 family metallopeptidase yields the protein MNEQNKKTVQEETPKTTQGVPASQPSSWKRAMSKRWVFPAAYIAAAGIILTLVWVYQGTSEQALNSDPAGVVETGTKGTEETAVVDGEQESVEVVAKSESFVWPVASPSEVSIVKPFYENEGSTEEHEAAMVQYNDTFIPNTGVDLARGDNKSFEVKAALSGKVTRVEQNPLTGQVVEITHDENLKTVYQSLSDVKVKENDEVKQGDAIASAGVNELGKTLGNHLHFEVYEDGQPVNPKGFLPEK
- a CDS encoding flagellar hook-basal body protein, with translation MLRGLYTATAGMLTQQRRHDTATQNIVNMNTTGYKQVSSVSRSFPEMLITLVGGDANTPTKRLGRLNSGVFAEESLSMNVQGAIRESGQKSDFAISSNLVVNDPQTGQPVPFDASGKFVREDGTVTYQPQAYFTVQDADGNTRYTRDGHFTVTGTGQLLSSTGSQVLDNNGQPVVLTGSVEQFKVDEQGRLVNAATGAPTGVTLGISVVDLPNQLVRQGDGNFSLDEQGGATARMMAAGDNVQIRQGYLEGSNVDASQATVDMNAAFRAYEANQKIVQFYDRSLEKAVNEVGRV